A single region of the Acanthopagrus latus isolate v.2019 chromosome 11, fAcaLat1.1, whole genome shotgun sequence genome encodes:
- the LOC119029169 gene encoding LOW QUALITY PROTEIN: interferon-induced protein with tetratricopeptide repeats 2-like (The sequence of the model RefSeq protein was modified relative to this genomic sequence to represent the inferred CDS: inserted 1 base in 1 codon), translating to MSQTSLESKLKALQCHFTWDLDPSRSELCRLKDKLEDIGTEEGNSWLGHIYNLRGYVQYKLGFSKDAQSLFNKAAEAFCQTRRADADEGPWLVVNYGNLAWLHHHLGEQAESQAYLSKVDALMNKYPSPSQDELHPEIYAEKAWTLMKFSTDKKQLAADYFQRAIRMQPDMVEWKTSHILVLYNISKSVYTGLDADMLEKMRIAKEKDPENLYLAVHYLEQNAKTMKRERVEDEAGELAQKILKNPVSSYSGLKSLLWVYFKYVSVDEAIDLAEEALRRHPDVRYLKSCVALCYKWIITSRGSFPNQSMIDRAISLHEELIPLYPQSSLVKKIDLASIHAKSNHSQAKAEQIYQELLESDLDPEEKQMVYNRFAHYLNIDRRDRQGSIQYHMKAAEILYKSRFRENSIRVLGKIKDAVRKRXEDLEEFLQNRQEP from the exons ATGAG TCAAACATCACTGGAGTCCAAACTGAAGGCCCTGCAGTGCCACTTCACCTGGGATCTGGACCCCAGCAGGTCCGAACTCTGCCGTCTCAAGGACAAGCTGGAGGACATCGGCACCGAGGAGGGAAACAGCTGGCTGGGTCACATTTACAACCTGCGGGGGTACGTTCAATACAAGCTGGGGTTCAGCAAAGATGCCCAGAGTTTGTTCAACAAGGCTGCAGAGGCCTTCTGCCAGACAAGAAGAGCAGACGCAGACGAGGGTCCCTGGTTAGTGGTGAACTACGGGAACCTGGCTTGGCTGCACCACCACCTGGGAGAACAAGCAGAGAGTCAGGCTTACCTGTCAAAGGTCGACGCCCTGATGAATAAATACCCATCTCCATCCCAGGACGAGCTCCATCCAGAGATCTACGCTGAGAAAGCCTGGACCCTGATGAAGTTCAGCACAGACAAGAAGCAGCTGGCAGCAGATTACTTCCAGAGAGCCATCAGGATGCAGCCGGACATGGTGGAGTGGAAAACCAGCCACATCTTAGTGTTGTATAATATCTCAAAGTCAGTGTACACAGGACTGGATGCTGACATGTTGGAGAAAATGAGAATTGCAAAGGAAAAAGATCCAGAGAACTTGTACCTCGCTGTTCACTACCTTGAGCAGAACGCTAAAAcgatgaagagagaaagagttgaAGATGAAGCTGGAGAGTTAGCTCAGAAGATTCTGAAGAATCCAGTCAGCAGCTACAGCGGTTTGAAATCTTTGCTGTGggtttattttaaatatgtttctgttgatgAGGCCATTGATCTGGCAGAGGAGGCTCTGAGACGTCATCCAGATGTGCGTTATCTGAAGAGCTGTGTTGCTCTCTGCTACAAATGGATCATTACTTCCAGAGGCAGTTTCCCAAATCAAAGCATGATAGACAGAGCGATCAGCCTCCATGAGGAGCTGATTCCTCTTTACCCTCAGTCTTCTCTGGTGAAGAAAATAGACCTCGCAAGCATACACGCAAAGTCAAATCACAGCCAGGCTAAAGCTGAGCAGATTTACCAGGAGCTGTTAGAGAGCGATCTGGATCCCGAAGAGAAACAGATGGTTTACAACAGGTTCGCACACTATTTAAATATTGATCGAAGGGATCGTCAAGGGTCAATACAGTATCACATGAAGGCAGCAGAGATACTGTACAAATCACGCTTTCGTGAGAACAGCATCAGAGTTCTGGGAAAGATTAAAGATGCAGTTAGGAAAC CGGAAGACTTAGAGGAGTTTCTGCAGAACCGGCAGGAGCCATGA